The proteins below come from a single Mya arenaria isolate MELC-2E11 chromosome 8, ASM2691426v1 genomic window:
- the LOC128244070 gene encoding glucose dehydrogenase [FAD, quinone]-like: MELKIAICGIVAAFAYFYFLSVNPFKSHREILTDTVAEEYDYIVVGGGSAGSVLAARLSEDKGNRVLLLEAGGFYDENPWFHIPIRWLDIEQTEHDWAYYTEPQKDSCLGLKENKAFWPRGRVLGGSSVFNAMQYTRGSRYEYDQWAKNGIEGWSYKDVLPYFLKSENIQIDELLTSPYHHSGGPLTVSSGRVTELSDLYMKAGQELGYNITDYNGVDQEGFNRIQLTVKRGVRDNTGLAFLGRSGKRLNLDIALHSFVTKIDIQNKRGVGVYFIRNGRKQYVRARKEIILSGGAINSPQILMLSGVGPKEHLEYLKIPVVADLPVGNNLDDHLMIFLFSKINQPYSITKKLKESWSTLIKYYLFGTGPLTIAGSDGSGFFYIDEKKRGKTNADIQAILFSDFLDKGNARYFNFRDEIADEYLAENPDVEGFNAIFSVTHPKSKGTIRLRSTDPFDYPILDPRYLEDKQDIEAFIGGIRIWEKFIQTPTMKKLGADIEQMKLSFCSHHDFRSDAYWECFVRHVAVTVYHHSCTCKMGAIDDKTSVLDPQLKVKGIQGLRVVDASSLPQVTSGNTNAPVIMMAEKTADLIRGIDSVTDIRKKLPKDI, translated from the coding sequence ATGGAATTGAAGATCGCAATTTGTGGGATCGTAGCTGcgtttgcatatttttatttcttgtctgtCAACCCTTTTAAGAGTCACCGAGAGATACTTACCGATACAGTTGCAGAGGAGTATGATTACATTGTCGTTGGTGGTGGGTCCGCGGGCAGCGTGCTGGCTGCGCGACTGTCGGAGGACAAGGGAAACAGGGTGCTGCTGCTGGAAGCAGGAGGCTTTTACGATGAAAATCCATGGTTCCACATTCCTATACGTTGGCTAGATATCGAACAAACGGAACATGACTGGGCTTATTACACAGAGCCACAGAAGGACTCATGTCTCGGCTTGAAAGAGAACAAGGCGTTTTGGCCCCGAGGTCGTGTACTAGGAGGTTCGAGTGTGTTCAACGCCATGCAATATACGAGAGGAAGCCGTTACGAGTATGACCAGTGGGCTAAGAATGGAATTGAAGGCTGGAGCTACAAAGATGTGCTCCCATACTTCTTGAAATCTGAAAACATCCAGATTGACGAGCTTCTTACCTCACCATACCACCACAGCGGAGGGCCATTAACTGTATCATCAGGTCGTGTTACAGAATTGTCCGATTTGTACATGAAGGCTGGTCAAGAACTTGGCTATAACATTACTGATTACAACGGGGTTGACCAAGAGGGCTTTAATAGAATACAATTAACAGTTAAAAGGGGTGTTCGGGACAACACTGGGTTAGCTTTCCTTGGACGATCAGGCAAAAGACTAAATCTCGATATTGCATTACATTCGTTTGTTACGAAAATCGACATTCAAAATAAACGAGGAGTTGGTGTTTATTTCATTCGAAATGGTCGAAAGCAATATGTTCGAGCGAGAAAAGAAATCATTTTGTCAGGCGGTGCGATCAATTCACCACAGATTTTAATGCTGTCGGGAGTAGGTCCGAAGGAGCACTTGGAATATTTGAAGATACCTGTTGTCGCTGATCTTCCAGTGGGAAACAACTTGGACGATCAtctaatgatatttttgtttagtaAAATAAACCAACCATATAGCATAACGAAGAAGCTTAAAGAAAGCTGGTcgacattaataaaatattacctATTTGGAACTGGACCCTTAACGATCGCTGGCTCAGATGGATCAGGATTCTTCTATATTGATGAAAAGAAACGTGGAAAGACAAATGCCGATATTCAAGCAATTCTTTTCAGTGACTTTTTGGATAAGGGTAACGCCCGCTATTTCAATTTTAGAGATGAGATTGCTGACGAGTACTTGGCTGAAAACCCTGATGTTGAAGGTTTTAACGCTATTTTTAGTGTAACCCATCCGAAAAGCAAAGGAACAATTCGGTTAAGAAGTACTGATCCATTTGATTATCCTATCTTGGATCCGCGTTATCTCGAAGACAAACAAGACATTGAGGCGTTTATCGGCGGCATAAGGATATGGGAAAAGTTCATCCAGACGCCAACAATGAAAAAACTAGGAGCTGATATCGAGCAAATGAAGCTTTCATTTTGCTCTCACCATGACTTCCGTTCTGATGCCTACTGGGAGTGCTTCGTGCGACATGTGGCAGTAACCGTGTATCACCATTCTTGTACGTGTAAAATGGGGGCTATAGACGATAAGACATCGGTGCTTGACCCTCAGCTTAAAGTCAAAGGGATTCAAGGGCTTAGGGTAGTGGATGCGTCCTCACTTCCCCAAGTGACATCTGGCAATACAAACGCCCCAGTTATAATGATGGCTGAAAAAACAGCTGATCTTATTAGAGGTATTGACTCAGTGACGGATATCAGAAAGAAACTGcctaaagatatttaa